CTTTAAAGCCCATTGCTGCAGGTTTCATCAGCCATTAAGTGTTGAGTTCATATCCAACAAGCAAACATATACATTTCTGTGTACTGCGAGTGTGAAGCACATAGTTTTCCTGTACTTTACTACTGCAGCAAAACATGAATTCTGAATCGCCCTCCCAGGATACCGACAATGGAATCACTGACGGCTGCAAACACCAACTTCTCCCTGGATCTGTTTAAGAAGATAAGTGAGAGTAATAAATCGGACAACATCTTCTACTCTCCACTCAGCATCTCCTCAGCTCTGGCCATGGTGTACATGGGCGCCCGGGGgaacacagctacacagatgTCTGTGGTGAGTTCACCCAGGCACAGTGTCACTCTCAGACATTGCAGCACACCACAACTGCATTACTtcctgtgtgtgggagtgtgcttACAGTACTTGAGATATCTCAGTCTAACATACATTTTGGAAAGGATCATCCATTGAGAAGACTTCTTCATTGTGTTTAACATGTTATGCAATAGTGCTGCTCCGTcacaatatttttgtcattttaacttGTCTCACCACAAGAAAAGATAGAgagcaaattaaatcaaatgggTAGGGCTCTCAGAACAGCCTCAATTATTTGTGGCATGGTTTCCACAAGatattgaaaacattcctttgagattctgttccatgtttacatgattgcatcacacaatttatGCAGatctgtcagctgcacattcgtGCTACAAATCTCCCGGTCTACCGTattccaaaggtgttctattggattcagatttgGTGACTGGTtcggccactgaagaacattggattaattttcatgttttgagatGACTTTCGCTTTGTGACATGCATTAttatgctggaagtagccattagatgGGTTTATTGTGGCCATGAatggatgcacatggtcagcaacaatactcaaacaggctgtggcattcaaacgattattattattaatgggcCAAGCGTCCAGGACACAAAATAATGTCTTTAAATTATTGTACTATTTAGAGATAAATTTAAAAATTCAGTGAGTTTTGAAAAAATTCAGTAAAAgcagcaatgcactgtaaaataaattggGTTACCTTACAATTTTCcatatgcatttgtatgtgttttacaacaaattaaacaaattccAAAAGTGGCTTGTTATAGGCAAAATGTGTTACATGTATctttagatgtgtgtgtgtttggatagcGCTATGGAACTTTCATAATTGAAAGtcaattgaattttttttttctttttctgttccttAGCTAAATGTGTTAAAAATTGAGTTTTGGATAAATGACTCTATTTCCGGCTTTCGTGGTTTGTGTGGGTTGTCTTAGAGTCATTACTATGGTGGCCCGTAGGGCTCTCTTTGAAATATAACCTCGTATagtaaaaattataataaagaaatacagtCTACAGCAGTGGACCTCACTCCCGGTCCTGATCTTGTTGGCACTTATTTTCTTCCATAGCAGTGCAACAGCCAGATgacaaaaaaactataaaatgcTAAGTGAAAAattcaaatatattaatttcataGTTTCAAAATTGAAATCTGTTATGTAATTAGTGTTTCAATTTTGTATATAAAACTACAGTATaaattgctgaaaaaaaaagctgaCCTTTCCTAGCGTGTCCAATCACTTAACAGCGTAGTATGAAGCAGGCAGATGTAGCCTAAGCTACTAGCAACATAGAGCCGAGGCAGAACTTTTTCATGTAGGTTACATGGCTAACTGAGTTAGCCCTGTTTGTtccttaaaatatatttagttttCACAAAGCGACACAATTTAGCCTTTTATAACCGCAGACAACCTACTACTATCACATATCGTTGTGGTTCAACAAGGTAACGGCTTCCTGGATGGATGACGACAAGTTTCAACAACTAGCTGCGCTTCATTCTTCCCATGTGTAGTCACCGTGTTACTTGGTATTGAATGCAGCATATGATTCTTGTCTTGTCAGTGCAGCTTAAGCCTCCCTAAGTCTTCTTAATGTAATGCCTAAGTGCCAGTGTGGAATTCAGGTTATGAAATGTGTTCAGGGCTGGGCAGCTATTGTGTTTTGTGCAGTAATGTTTACACAGTAGGCTATGTACATGTACAGATGACCCCTGTACTTGGGGCTTCCACAAAGGCAGCTACTAAATGTCCAAGAATCATACTCTGTCTCTCAAATATTCTCTGTCATTTGAATTTCCAGAAAAAAGCTTTCTCTACTAGAATTTAATGTCATCACAGTGTTAAAAATGTTGATGCTGTAGGTGCTTGGCTTTACGAAAGAAAAAGAACCCGAAGTTAACTCTGGACAGCAACAACAATTACAGAGACACCAGCTTCCACTGGATGTGTTGAAGGTGATGAAATAAGTTACTGCAGCTGGGGTTACTAATTGGATGAGAtgtattgtatatacagtatgctgctTTAACAATGGGTGTTTGTTGGGTGACTGGTGAGCTATGGTGATGGTGTCTTGGTCTTTAACTTTACCAATTTGTTCCAGAGTTTGTCTTTACCCTTAGCCATAGTCATATTTTGTGAAAGTTGATATTGAAATTTAAAgacgttaaaaaaaaatgctaatctGAAGGTTTGCTCATAACTATTGTCTGataaatacaatacacaaagaaaatgtgttttaatactCAAACAGACTAATAGAGAAACTCTGGCCTCTTTCCTTTTTATTGTTCTTTCTTGCTTGCTTGTTCAGAAAAGACAAAGATTTACTGCACAATTGTTATATTAAATAAGATACTTCTGTTATAATGGAAAGTGCTTATGGTATAATCAAAGTTTATTTTCAGTTGGATTTGCACATTTAGATAGTAAGATAAAGGGATTTTTTCTTAATCAGAAGAAACTGTAGCAGTTTTGTGTCTTGCTTGTACTTTCTGTAAGGAAACAAACCCAAAAAGTGTTTGTCTGTACACGTCTCCAGTCTCTCCGCTCCCAAACTGATGATGACATTCATGCTGAATTCAGCAAGCTGatgtctgaactgaacaaagAGGGTGCCCCGTATGCACTGAGCCTGGCAAATCGCCTGTATGGGGAGCAGTCTTACGAGTTTGTGGAGGTAATGTTCTTTGTTTAATGACCTTGTGTTTTGTACACATTTTCCAACACTTGTGAATGAATGTATGGCTAGTCAACATAAGACCTTGTACCAGTTGATTCTTGCATGCTCAGACACTCTGATTAGTGTTGAAATCAGGAATTAATACTGCTATAATGTCTCATCAGTGCATGCCTCAGTAATAGTTCCTGTTCTGTAAGCCCCTGGCCTATACTGATGCTGACCAAACAGATCTTAAGCACTTTTCAAGATTGGGTTCATTTTTTatactgggcggcctgtagcgtagtggttaaggtaaatgactgggatacccaaggtcggtggttctgatcccagtctagccacaataagatccgcacagccgttgggcccttgagcaaggccctgaactttgcattgctccaggggaggattgtctcctgcttagtctaatcaactgtacgtcgctctggataagcgcgtctgccaaatgccaataatgtaatgtcatgtaatgtatacAAATCTGGCACTCCAGCACTCCATATGGCACTCCATATTTACCATTCTGTCGAAAAATGTGAAACCCAGCCATGAGGGTTTTGGATGATCATTAACATTGCAGagccattccatgccaactccaggaggttgcaccacacCACCTCTTggatctttctctttctcttgtgTTTTGCTAGACAATTATGAGATGTAAAATTCCTGaatacttgagcttcaaactccattttgttttcccggTAGAGTCATTTAAGGTTTGCTGGGGGTTGCAATGAACAATAGGCAATGGCACAAAATGtgatctgccaatcatgtggcaacaactaaatgcataaaagcatgcaaacatggtcaagaggttcagctgttttttagaccaaatgtcagaatggggagaaactATGCCATGAAAAAGCATTTCCTCTCtgcctgatttcctctattattgcatctgtcacactgaatggtttcaaatctttagacaaaatgtaatattagacaaagggaacctttTCAATGGTtctacaaaatgtacaaaacctTAAACCTGACATGCTGATTATAGACATATGATTCATGACACAGTGACTGAATTGTACTCCCATATTTAATGCCTGCTGTTAATCTTACTGTTGACACAACTGTATAATAATAGTATAATAGAGTTATTTTGATAGGTTTTATTGTTTTCCTGGTGAAATAAAACaagtaataaattaataaaatcaaTTTTCCTATGAATTATTCCTTTCCAGATTATATTTAACCTCTTGATCAGTTTTACCTACTGTAAATGCCTTGCTAGAACACAAGAAACGGCTATGGGTACTTACCCATACCAGACAATGGGACAATGACACTtacaccagccccccccccattgtcAGAAACGCAGTCACTGACCATGTTTAAATCTAGACTCAAAGCTCACCTGTTTACATTGGCTTATTCTTGTATTTGTTTGCATtacttattataattattattattagtagtagtagtattattatcttattttctctttttttggacTGATGTTGCAACTCTTTTACTTGAATTGTGTGACTTCTGATGTAAAGAGACTTTGGGTCTTTTGGAAAgctctttaaataaaatgtattattatttattttaattagtagtggtagtagtattAGAATTTCACTGTCTCTGTGAATCTGTAGAAATTCATTATGGACACAAAGAAGTTCTATCAAGCAGAGCTGGAGACTGTTGACTTCAAATCAAAAGCAGAGGATGAAAGGGTGAAGATTAACAGCTGGGTGGAGAAGCAGACTCAAGGTAACTGCCGTTACAGACACATCTACAGGTTCAGGAGactttcatttgaaatttgcAGATCCTCTGTCCTACGTATTCCACTGAAATGATCAAGAAGTGGACAGCTGCTTGCTGTTGTCAGTTTCCATTGTTTGGCATCTAATAAATGATAACAAATGTGAATGCTTTACAGCAGTGCCTATGTATTCCACTTAAATCAAGGGGAAAAAGACTACTGGGTTTTATCAGTTCAAATATCTTGCCACGTGTTTGGTGTGGAAACGAATATGAACTTCTGCATGAACCACATCTGCATTAGCCAAAACAATGCAGTTTTTCAGTAGCTTCACAGTGTATCTTACTACAGTACTATGACAGTCACATATGTACAACTCCACTTACTGTCATTTCTTTATAGAGAAAATCAAGAACTTGCTGGCGAAAGGGACTGTTGATCATATGACCATACTGGTGTTGGTGAATGCCATCTATTTTAAGGGTAACTGGGACAAGAAATTCAAAGAGGCCGACACAAAGGAAGTTCTGTTCAAATTGAGCAAGGTAACAGCTCATGCTTACTCAGTTTCCTGACTAGAGTTCTCATTCAGAATTGTGGCCTGCACTGACgcagtttacattttacaatgttaTGCAAAaggttgggcacccctggtcaaattgcatgttttgttgattttgaAAAGAAGTGCAagtgaaaaaaacaacctttTGCACTACTTACACTGTCGTAAGAAATCTTTGTGGCACCCATGGTGAAAAAGCTTTCACAatgaatatcttggtgaacagaagggAACCTGACCTCAAAATGGTACAAATTTAAACATGacatattttaaagcaagattactttttattttacagttattcatttatttaatattaatcttttacagttttaaaagaaaaaagaaaaagccctgtgcaaaagtttgggaaccctgtcatttagtactttgtaactcctcctcaggcaactataacagcttgcaaagCCTTCCTGTGGcaagctaagagtctttcaattctcacttttggaatgTTCCCTATTCTTTCTGGCAGAATACCTCTAACATGTATGACATGTTTGAAATCTCTTCactgattttcaataatattcaagtctggggactgtggtggccattccaaaaccttcatctctCTTTCctagaggtacttcatggttgattttgaggtatgcttgggatcattatCTTGATGGAATACCCaatcttcaacttcaatgtttAGACTCACCttcgaacattagcctctagaatgtcttaatatttggtagaatctattcttccttccactcacactctgtgcccccagctgccacacaacagttggcaaggtgttcttctttACAAAGGCTTCACACTTTTTCTCAAAaagataccttctttggtggtggccagaaagttcaattttggatttgtcagtccaaagcacattgttccgaAAGGCTttaggcttctcaatgttttctttttttataattttgtgttgaggtcataggAAAgggcttctttctggcaactctgccatgtctTTACCAATGTCTTTGTTATTTAaagtatattgtattgttgtcctgtgaacagctagacctgtgtctgctactcttttttgcagcttttttgtagtgatgtgtgggttcctctgagcatttctcaccaagTCTCTGGCCATTCTGTCTGAAcattgccttgacttcaactattctatttatcttcccatttctaataatgtttctcacagtggaaataggccgtttgaaatgttgagagagtttttgtagccttccaCTTCTTGGTACagatgaaccatcttcattctgacatccttggacaactgtttagaggaagcCATGGTTGTTTAcgccagacagaacagccactgcagtttgaTTCTTTAGTCATGGagttaaaagaataaaaagttcagtcctgaaattatattcacctgactcattgaaaagagtaacaaagtaacaaagaataatccaaaagggttcccaaacatttgcaccgggcccttttccttttttatcatttataaactgttataatttgcagaaaggtctcatgtttatctgtaacatttacagttcaggtttgcttctgttcaccaagatattaattgtaaaaggcttttttttttttttacccgggGTGCCCAGATGTTTGCTTACAACTGTATGTGAAAGACTTCCACCATCTTGAATTTTTCAGAATGAAAGTAAGCCAGTACAGATGATGCACCAGAAGGCCAAATTTGATTTGGCGTTCATTCCGGAGGTCAATTGTCAGATTCTGGAGATGCCTTACATTGGTAAAGAGCTGAGCATGCTTATTATTCTGCCCAGAGAGATTGAGGATGACTCCACAGGGCTTGAGAGGGTAAGACTGAATTTGGGGTACAATAATTGAATGGCTTTGTCAACTATAATACTGGCTCCAAGGCAATCAAGACAATACCTACTGGGTTCAAACTTGGCAGAGTATGGTATATGATAAAGAGTTTCCTGAACTTTGAGAATCCCACActtgcaattttcttttcttttttcctacAGTTGGAAAGGGAGCTTACATACGAAAAGCTCATTCAGTGGACACAGCCTGAAAATATGGATACTCCTGAGGTAAATGTGGCTCTGCCCAAGTTCAAGATGGAAGAGAGCTATGACCTGAAAGATATTCTGGTCAGTATGGGCATGAAGGATGCCTTTGATGTGGCTAAAAGCGACTTCTCTGGCATGTCTCCCAACAATGGCCTGGTGGTGTCCAAAGTGGTGCACAAGGCCTTTGTGGAGGTGAACGAGGAGGGCACAGAGGCTGCTGCCGCCACTGCTGTCATGATGATGTATCGATGTGCCAGGCCACCCCCAATTATGTTCACCGCAGACCATCCCTTCCTGttcttcatcagacacaaccccACTCAGAGCATCCTCTTCTATGGCCGTTTCTGCTCCCCTTGAAGTCTTAAACTCTGCCGTTTCTACTAAAGCAATAATGTCTAGACATTCAATATTTCTGTAATGCTGCTTGTCTTAAAACATGTAATCAACTAAATAATGTTTCCTACAGTATATTGTACTGTGAGATTTCTATGGTATCCTCTTTGAAATATAATGCATTTCAATACTTCTGCTTTACTTAGTGATCAACTGAAAACAACAAGCAATAAGCAGTgtcacatttttgaaaataaaagtgcaCTAAACTTGACTGTATGAGTTGCTTTATTAACTTAGCTGCTTAGTAATTACATCAGAGGAGAACTTTCCATGTGCAGCTGGTACAAGCAGACTACTGATGCCCAATCAACCAGAGGTGTTACTTGGGACAGTCTTGCCAACCAAAATCTCTATAACTGGCTAAAATGGTGGCTAATTATGTTCCATGAAAAACCAGTGTTTTAGCAGGATGCACAACCTTGCAGCcacatcatttcatttttatttgacaaCTCAATTTCTTCATATTCGTGATTTCTTCATAATCAAGACATATGTGGTTGCACTTGTAGATTAGCAACACTCTCCTCTGAAATCTATGCACACTCTGCACAAAGCCCACACTCTCCTGTTTCATTTCACAGGACTTTAAGTCCAGTTCAACATCATAAAGACCGTTTAAAGTTACTCTAAAGATTGCAAACTTGATAGAATGGTCTTATTATGGTATGgattaagcatcagcaaaattagagGAATCAAATGAATTCCAATAGCAactcacactcagtgaccactttattaagtagacctgtacaccagcttattaatgcaatatttaatcagccaatcatgtgtcagcaactaaatgcataaaagcatgcagatgtgatcaaaaggttcagttttttttcagaccaaatgtcagaatggggaagaaatatgatctaagttactttgaccgtggaatggttgttggtgccagacagggtggtttgtgtatcttagaagctgctgatctcctgggattttcatgcaaactcatctctagagtttgcaaagaatgatgcaaaaaacaaaaaaagaatccagtgagcagcagttctgtaggcaaaaacggcttgttaatgtaatgagagaggtcagaagagaagggaggtcgaagctgacaggtggcagtaacgcaaataaccatgcattgcaacagtggtatgcagatgagcatctctgaacacactctgcatcaaacctctttagtggataggctacagcagcagaagacttaataaatctaagacatgagtctaataaatacttaacaCTTAGATCTATTCCTATACATGGGGACTTACTGCCAGACTCTGAGCTATTGGGTCACGGTCCTTGATGACACCAAAAATTCCCTGACCTAATGGCCAATACATTTTTTAGTCTCATTTCATATCTCCTCCCATCCTCCCTCTCAATATTTTCAGCtcttaatccatccatccatccattatctgaacccgcttatcctgatcagggtcgcagggggctggagcctatcccagcatacattgggtgagaggcaggaatacaccctggacaggtcgccagtctatcgcagggcacacacatcattcactcacacactcatacctacgggcaatttagactctccaatcagcctaacgtgcatgtctttggactgtgggaggaaaccggagtacccggaggaaacccacgcagacacggggagaacatgcaaactccgcacagagaggccccggccgacggggattcgaacccaggacctccttgctgtgaggcagctcTTAATCCCTCTACCGAATTTATCCCTCTACCAGCCTCTCATCTCCTCCAATACAATTTAGTTGTAGGTGGTACATTTTGGGAGAagttgaggagggaggtggggtggtgaaGCAGTCCAGACCACACCCATATCCTGACATTGCTTTcaatacaacacatttctgacttgaaatgtgtattatagttatttatatAACCTTAAATAGATACTTGGCGGAGGTGTAGTTTTATTTATCTGTATAAATTATGgttacagtatttaaaaaatttcCAGCCACTTTACATTCACTTTAACATTTCCATAGATTTAAGCAGAATTATCTAAGATTATGTGAGCAATAGTGAAGGATTAAtatgtacagtgccctccaaatgTATGGTAATGTTTAAGtgaaatttattattttattaggtAATttgatttgagatcaaaagatgaatatgacACAAATGTAATTTCCAAAAGGAGAAAACTTCTGGATTCCGCAACTGGAAATTCTTTCAACATCATTCAGGAAATCTCACAACATGCCCAACAGAAAATGGAAATTATACAATTTTCTACGGATTGTCCTTCGGAGTGTGCAGCACTGTTCATTCTAAAAataggctattattattattattattattattattgttgttgttgttgttgttgttttgaatgGATCCTTTTTTACACAGGGTCGGTAGCCTATAAATAAAGGCTGTCTTTGAATGTGTTTGATGAAGTCCCCAAAATAGTGGAGTTTATAGGGTTTATTTGAACTTTGTTTCAAAAGCCCATTGTTGCTAAAAGTTAAACAGCCATAAAACGTTCAGCATTAATAATTGTTTTGTTCTTATCCAATAAGAGAAAATTAGTGtgtaatgtttacattttaaactactgtatattttgactGCATTTTACATACCATTCGATAgcagaaaaaatatatgtagTTCCAATTGCATGATGTATTTACTTTTGAAATGCTTGCCCTACCAGGAAACCAGCAACGTGTTGTAATCTATacaaggtgaaaccaaaatatgcaaatcaataataaaaaaataataaaaaataaaaataaataggctacTCCTGAAAATCTGCACATTAATCACGTCTGAATTATTCGATAACAAATCTAAAATAGTGGAGttcagagccaaatcaaggaaaatgtgtttgtaccaAGACTCACTGGTGAGACTTTTGTGAAAAGGAAACATTGAACACAAAACGAGATTTATGACCCGCAGCATAGacaatgtatttattgatttgcacaaaacatattttaattccaTAGTCCATAGTGTGCAgttcgtgcccgttgccgtgtgCGTAGTTCGCCTGTCTCCTCCGTATGAGGGGAGGAGACTAGCGGAGGAATTTTTAATACAGGGACGCACCCAACAGAAAGACAGGTGACAGTTGTGTGATGCGGGTGCGCCTCGCCGAGAATTAGCAACTTTGCTTGAAGTAAATATTTTCATACACACCTCTGATTGAGTGGAGCTTGACACTTCAACACGATAGGAAAATAAAGTGAGTATTCAACCACTTTAAACTTTCAGTGAGGCATTCTTTTGAGAGATCTTACAATTGCTGCAATATAGCAACTAACGACATCAGCTAGTTGGCAAACTAACGATGGCTAGACAGTATGCATTTGCAAGATATGATATAATGTAATTTGGGTTTAATATATAGTTAGAAAATCTAATAATTATGTTATTGTGTTCAACAGTTAGCTATGAGATAGTTAATCTTTATATCCAGCTATAAAGGAACAGAACTGCATTGTGGATAAACCTGCTTACCTTGCAACCAAAATAGAAGGAAATGCTGCTTTCACTGAACAAAAGGCATTCTGCTCCACCCTGTATTAATTATTCTGTTTGTATTGTCTATGGTGCCGAATAGCACTGTAAACTTATTTTGGAGTATCTTCGTTGCTCAAGATTACAATAAACGGCATTATCGTACCCATGactcaaaaaagagaaaacttgGATTACCGCGACTGGATATATTCTTACAACGTCATTCAGGAAATCCAATGCCCACCAGAAAATAGACATGAGAAAAGTTTCCACAGATTGTCTTTTGGAGTGTGCACTTTACAAATTACTCAACTGCAGAAAAATTATATGTTGTTCCAACTGCATGATGTATTTAATTCTGAAATGCTTGCCCTACCAGGAAACCAGCAATGGAGTCACTGACTACTGCAAACACCAACTTCTCCCTGGATCTGTTTAAGAAGATAAGTGAGAGTAATAAATCGGACAACATCTTCTACTCTCCACTCAGCATCTCCTCAGCTCTGGCCATGGTGTACATGGGCGCCCGGGGgaacacagctacacagatagCTGAGGTGAGTTCACCCAGGCACAGTGCCACTCTCAGACGTCCCAGCACAACACAACTGCATTAATATATAATTACCTTCTTTGTAAAGGAGTATGCTTACAGTACTTGGGCGACCTCAGTGCACAGTAACAGACATGGAGAGGATCATCTATTGAGAAGGCAAACagtattaaatgtgttattctaATGGACACCTGATGCATGTAAGctattttccatgttttttgCCACGTCCTCTAATGAGTGAGCCTTTCACAT
The sequence above is a segment of the Conger conger chromosome 4, fConCon1.1, whole genome shotgun sequence genome. Coding sequences within it:
- the LOC133127312 gene encoding leukocyte elastase inhibitor-like isoform X2, encoding MESLTAANTNFSLDLFKKISESNKSDNIFYSPLSISSALAMVYMGARGNTATQMSVSLRSQTDDDIHAEFSKLMSELNKEGAPYALSLANRLYGEQSYEFVEKFIMDTKKFYQAELETVDFKSKAEDERVKINSWVEKQTQEKIKNLLAKGTVDHMTILVLVNAIYFKGNWDKKFKEADTKEVLFKLSKNESKPVQMMHQKAKFDLAFIPEVNCQILEMPYIGKELSMLIILPREIEDDSTGLERLERELTYEKLIQWTQPENMDTPEVNVALPKFKMEESYDLKDILVSMGMKDAFDVAKSDFSGMSPNNGLVVSKVVHKAFVEVNEEGTEAAAATAVMMMYRCARPPPIMFTADHPFLFFIRHNPTQSILFYGRFCSP
- the LOC133127312 gene encoding leukocyte elastase inhibitor-like isoform X1, with amino-acid sequence MESLTAANTNFSLDLFKKISESNKSDNIFYSPLSISSALAMVYMGARGNTATQMSVVLGFTKEKEPEVNSGQQQQLQRHQLPLDVLKSLRSQTDDDIHAEFSKLMSELNKEGAPYALSLANRLYGEQSYEFVEKFIMDTKKFYQAELETVDFKSKAEDERVKINSWVEKQTQEKIKNLLAKGTVDHMTILVLVNAIYFKGNWDKKFKEADTKEVLFKLSKNESKPVQMMHQKAKFDLAFIPEVNCQILEMPYIGKELSMLIILPREIEDDSTGLERLERELTYEKLIQWTQPENMDTPEVNVALPKFKMEESYDLKDILVSMGMKDAFDVAKSDFSGMSPNNGLVVSKVVHKAFVEVNEEGTEAAAATAVMMMYRCARPPPIMFTADHPFLFFIRHNPTQSILFYGRFCSP